A genomic stretch from Bradyrhizobium sp. 195 includes:
- a CDS encoding sugar kinase: MSGSADIGDLSALADIASRERPVHVICLGLSALDQVWRVDRPFAGGSEKIKAIGYGTLGGGMSANASVAIAKLGGSVAFWGRAGNDAAGHEMRLAFITEGVDVENFRLFPEGRSSVSGIIVDSFGERQIVNFRGLYPEAADWLPLEAVARASSVLADPRWVGGAATLFREARRCGIPTVLDGDMADAEVFERLLPLTDHAIFSEPALTAFAGSAKDESLTTLARFGCRVIAVTRGEGGVSWYETGELHRQSAYAVEVVDTTGAGDVFHGAYALAIGVGLDVRATMAFSAATAAMKCRHAGGRNGIPDINECLEFMRTTP; this comes from the coding sequence GTGAGCGGGTCGGCGGACATCGGTGATTTGTCGGCGCTGGCGGACATCGCGTCGCGGGAAAGGCCGGTGCATGTGATCTGCCTTGGCCTGTCCGCGCTCGACCAGGTCTGGCGCGTCGATCGTCCATTCGCGGGTGGAAGTGAGAAGATCAAGGCAATCGGTTACGGCACGCTCGGCGGCGGTATGTCTGCCAACGCTTCGGTCGCGATAGCAAAGCTTGGCGGGTCCGTCGCGTTCTGGGGGCGGGCAGGGAACGACGCCGCAGGACATGAGATGAGATTGGCCTTCATCACCGAAGGCGTCGATGTCGAGAACTTCCGGCTGTTTCCCGAGGGTCGCTCGTCGGTCTCCGGGATCATCGTAGACAGTTTCGGTGAACGCCAGATCGTCAACTTCCGCGGCCTCTATCCGGAAGCCGCGGACTGGCTTCCGCTTGAAGCCGTCGCACGCGCTTCATCCGTGCTGGCGGATCCGCGCTGGGTCGGGGGCGCAGCGACGCTGTTCCGCGAAGCCCGAAGGTGCGGCATTCCAACGGTGCTCGACGGCGACATGGCCGATGCCGAGGTGTTCGAACGGCTGCTGCCGCTGACCGACCATGCCATCTTCTCCGAACCCGCGCTCACCGCCTTTGCCGGATCGGCCAAAGATGAATCTCTCACCACGCTCGCGCGCTTCGGCTGCCGCGTCATCGCCGTCACGCGCGGCGAGGGGGGCGTGAGCTGGTACGAGACCGGCGAACTGCACCGGCAGTCGGCCTATGCCGTCGAGGTCGTCGACACCACAGGCGCCGGCGACGTCTTCCACGGCGCCTATGCGCTTGCGATCGGCGTCGGACTCGATGTGCGCGCAACCATGGCGTTTTCGGCGGCGACAGCCGCCATGAAATGCCGCCACGCCGGTGGCCGCAATGGAATCCCTGATATCAACGAGTGTCTTGAATTCATGAGGACGACGCCATGA
- a CDS encoding carbohydrate ABC transporter permease yields MSDAAATLAQDRQKLEMSALSAPAVIFTVAMIAFPVVYTVWLGFQNFSSTGKQSFAGLANYSKLVSDYEFWHGLWVTIALYVLSLVLQLVFGVWLALVLFHAKRLPGIVRSLFISPFMMPPVVAGMMWLVILDPSLGAANYILQAFGLPTSEWLASPTWVIPTVALIDSWQWTPYVALIVLGGLQSLPPSVYEAAQIDGASPFKTFQRITLPLLLPTIVTAAILRSVDLLRFFDIIYITTQGGPGNASNTLNIYGFRVGFEFFNIGYASALMLTLTAIVFGAVLAFNRLRGAVAW; encoded by the coding sequence ATGTCTGATGCGGCTGCGACACTCGCGCAGGACCGGCAGAAGCTGGAAATGTCGGCGCTCTCCGCGCCGGCCGTGATCTTCACGGTCGCCATGATCGCGTTTCCCGTCGTCTATACGGTCTGGCTCGGCTTCCAGAACTTCTCCTCGACCGGCAAGCAGTCCTTCGCCGGCCTTGCCAACTATTCCAAGCTGGTCTCCGACTACGAATTCTGGCACGGGCTGTGGGTCACGATCGCGCTCTATGTGCTGTCGCTGGTGCTGCAGCTGGTCTTCGGCGTGTGGCTGGCACTGGTGCTGTTTCATGCCAAGCGACTGCCGGGGATCGTGCGCTCGCTGTTCATCTCGCCCTTCATGATGCCGCCGGTGGTCGCCGGCATGATGTGGCTGGTGATCCTCGATCCCTCGCTGGGAGCGGCCAACTACATCCTGCAAGCGTTCGGCCTGCCGACGTCGGAGTGGCTGGCGTCGCCGACATGGGTCATTCCGACGGTTGCCCTGATAGACAGCTGGCAGTGGACCCCCTACGTCGCCTTGATCGTGCTGGGCGGCCTGCAATCGCTGCCGCCGAGCGTCTATGAGGCCGCGCAGATCGACGGCGCATCGCCGTTCAAGACCTTCCAGCGCATCACGCTGCCGCTGCTGCTTCCGACCATCGTCACCGCGGCGATCCTGCGCAGCGTCGATCTCCTGCGCTTCTTCGACATCATCTACATCACCACCCAGGGCGGCCCGGGCAACGCCTCGAACACGCTCAACATCTACGGCTTCCGCGTCGGCTTCGAGTTCTTCAACATCGGCTATGCCAGCGCCCTGATGCTGACCCTGACCGCGATCGTGTTCGGCGCCGTGCTCGCCTTCAACCGCCTGCGCGGCGCGGTGGCCTGGTGA
- a CDS encoding ABC transporter substrate-binding protein encodes MKVRMLATHVALPVLAIAAAGAQAHAADFDWMKFKGKTVTFLANNNPVAQALLTYKADFEKLTGMTLKVDGYQEQQMRQRLVTVMNANSDEVDVFMTLPSREGEQFAAAGWYGDLTTMAKTDVAKDYDPAGLSQALLKAATFGGKLTSMPMNIEGPIFYYRTDIFKKCGLEAPKTIKEVEAAAAKIKTCDSAVTPFVSRGLKPAIAYTFSNMLHNIGGSYIASGKSNLCSAKGKEALDTYSRLLRDFGPPGVVNYSFQQISALYRSGRAAMSFESSNELRTVMEGGARLKDTGLLPFPAGEAGQVPTTIGWGMAVSSHSKQPEAAWYFVQWATSPEVQKKMALQGIAPPRPSVAKDPEYRKWIDEEPVRKEWQAALDVLATKGSSEVGYPIVANPESREFIGQAVQDLILKQKPIEQACADADKALDALIAQK; translated from the coding sequence ATGAAGGTCAGGATGCTCGCGACCCACGTCGCGTTGCCCGTTCTCGCGATCGCCGCCGCCGGCGCGCAGGCGCATGCCGCCGATTTCGACTGGATGAAGTTCAAGGGCAAGACCGTCACCTTTCTCGCCAACAACAATCCGGTCGCGCAGGCGCTGCTGACTTACAAAGCCGATTTCGAAAAGCTGACCGGCATGACCCTGAAGGTCGACGGCTATCAGGAACAGCAGATGCGTCAGCGTCTGGTCACCGTCATGAACGCGAACAGCGACGAGGTCGACGTGTTCATGACGCTGCCCTCGCGCGAGGGCGAGCAGTTTGCCGCCGCCGGCTGGTACGGCGATCTCACGACGATGGCCAAGACCGACGTCGCCAAGGACTACGACCCGGCCGGGCTGAGCCAGGCGCTACTGAAGGCCGCGACCTTCGGCGGCAAGCTGACCAGCATGCCGATGAACATCGAAGGTCCGATCTTCTATTACCGCACCGACATCTTCAAGAAGTGCGGCCTCGAGGCTCCGAAGACCATCAAAGAGGTCGAAGCTGCCGCCGCCAAGATCAAGACCTGCGACAGCGCGGTAACGCCGTTCGTCTCGCGCGGCCTCAAGCCCGCGATCGCCTACACCTTCAGCAACATGCTGCACAATATCGGCGGCAGCTACATCGCCAGCGGCAAGTCGAACCTCTGCTCGGCCAAGGGCAAGGAGGCGCTCGACACCTATAGCCGGCTGCTGCGCGACTTCGGACCGCCCGGCGTCGTGAACTACAGCTTCCAGCAGATTTCGGCGCTCTATCGCAGCGGCCGCGCGGCGATGTCGTTCGAATCGTCCAATGAGCTGCGCACGGTGATGGAAGGCGGCGCCCGGCTGAAGGACACCGGCCTGCTGCCGTTCCCGGCAGGCGAGGCCGGCCAGGTGCCGACCACGATCGGCTGGGGCATGGCGGTGTCCTCGCACAGCAAGCAGCCGGAGGCAGCCTGGTATTTCGTGCAATGGGCGACCAGCCCTGAGGTGCAGAAGAAGATGGCGCTACAAGGCATTGCCCCGCCGCGTCCGTCTGTCGCCAAGGACCCTGAGTATCGCAAGTGGATCGACGAGGAGCCGGTCCGCAAGGAATGGCAGGCCGCGCTCGACGTGCTCGCCACCAAGGGCTCATCCGAGGTCGGCTATCCCATCGTTGCGAACCCGGAATCGCGCGAGTTCATCGGCCAGGCGGTGCAGGATCTGATCCTGAAGCAGAAGCCGATCGAGCAGGCTTGCGCGGATGCCGACAAGGCGCTCGATGCGCTGATTGCACAGAAGTAA
- a CDS encoding zinc-dependent alcohol dehydrogenase family protein, which translates to MNVSPRPNSIMQAAVFHGNDRITIERVAMPEIGTGEVLVRVSRTALCGSDFKLWHKGAEFTAGHEIFGVVEQPGHRLHGRRCAVYIPLHCDRCAACKRGDTQMCLEVSSLIGWNRPGGYAEYVPVPENCLLPVPDDIEDSLAPLLLDTIGTSGHAVRFVSRVVPASEAGPVLVMGAGPVGLGVVLALRALGYDDVHVADPNAARLKIAQSLGAKAYPVGDTSKRFALIMECSGAHAARNLGIDLVLPRGALVLVGENAAPWTIEEGKVFRRKDFYMIRTFYFPISDFEPNVELLRKYKDEYRVLVDGEFGLSALPENFARFAKGELIKPVLALD; encoded by the coding sequence ATGAATGTATCACCCCGTCCCAATTCGATCATGCAGGCCGCGGTCTTCCACGGCAACGATCGCATCACCATCGAGCGCGTGGCGATGCCCGAAATCGGCACAGGCGAGGTGCTGGTGCGCGTCTCCCGCACTGCGCTGTGCGGCTCGGACTTCAAGCTCTGGCACAAGGGCGCCGAATTCACCGCCGGCCACGAGATCTTCGGCGTGGTCGAGCAGCCGGGTCACCGCCTGCATGGCCGGCGCTGCGCCGTCTATATCCCCTTGCACTGCGACCGCTGCGCCGCCTGCAAGCGCGGCGACACCCAGATGTGCCTGGAAGTCTCCAGCCTGATCGGCTGGAACAGGCCGGGCGGCTATGCCGAATACGTGCCGGTGCCGGAAAATTGCCTGCTGCCGGTGCCTGACGATATCGAGGACAGTCTCGCGCCGCTGCTGCTCGACACCATCGGCACGTCGGGCCACGCCGTGCGTTTCGTCAGCCGCGTGGTGCCAGCAAGCGAGGCCGGGCCGGTTCTCGTGATGGGAGCAGGGCCTGTCGGCCTCGGCGTCGTTCTGGCCCTCCGCGCACTTGGCTACGACGACGTCCATGTCGCCGATCCCAACGCCGCACGGCTCAAGATCGCGCAATCCCTCGGTGCGAAGGCGTACCCCGTCGGCGATACCTCGAAGCGCTTTGCCCTCATCATGGAATGCTCCGGTGCCCATGCCGCACGCAACCTCGGCATTGACCTGGTCCTGCCGCGCGGCGCCTTGGTGCTGGTCGGCGAGAACGCCGCGCCCTGGACCATCGAGGAAGGCAAGGTGTTTCGCCGCAAGGATTTCTACATGATCCGGACCTTCTACTTCCCGATTTCCGATTTCGAGCCGAATGTCGAGCTGCTGCGCAAATACAAGGACGAATACCGCGTCCTCGTCGACGGCGAGTTCGGTCTCTCGGCGCTACCAGAGAATTTCGCCCGCTTCGCCAAGGGCGAGCTGATCAAGCCTGTGCTGGCGCTGGACTGA
- a CDS encoding SDR family NAD(P)-dependent oxidoreductase gives MPANQLAVVTGASTGIGLELARCSAQAGFNLVIAADEPQIERVAVDLRRLGVSVEPIEADLSTTEGVDKLCAAVGDRPIDALLANAGVGLGKAFLDQDFARVRHLIDTNITGTLYLIHRVGNEMLRRNAGRILITGSIAGFTPGSFQAAYNASKAFLDSFSFALREELRDSGVTVTCLMPGATDTEFFRRAEMMDTKVGTEKKDGAYDVAKAGFDAMLRGDSDIVTGLKNKIQTTVANVTPNEVLAKQHRKMAEPGTAKS, from the coding sequence ATGCCCGCCAATCAACTCGCCGTCGTCACCGGCGCCTCCACCGGTATCGGCCTGGAACTCGCACGGTGCAGCGCCCAGGCAGGATTCAACCTCGTCATCGCCGCCGACGAGCCCCAGATCGAACGAGTGGCCGTCGATCTGCGCCGGCTCGGCGTCAGCGTCGAGCCGATCGAGGCCGATCTTTCCACCACCGAAGGCGTCGATAAGCTCTGCGCCGCGGTCGGCGACCGGCCGATCGACGCACTGCTTGCCAATGCCGGCGTCGGGCTCGGCAAGGCCTTCCTTGATCAGGATTTTGCCAGGGTGAGGCATCTCATCGACACCAACATCACCGGCACGCTCTATCTGATCCATCGTGTCGGCAACGAGATGCTCCGGCGCAATGCCGGGCGCATCCTGATCACGGGCTCGATCGCCGGCTTCACGCCCGGCAGCTTCCAGGCGGCCTACAACGCCAGCAAGGCGTTTCTGGACTCATTCTCGTTCGCGCTGCGCGAAGAACTGCGCGACAGCGGCGTCACCGTCACCTGCCTGATGCCCGGCGCCACCGACACCGAGTTCTTTCGCCGCGCCGAGATGATGGATACCAAGGTCGGCACCGAGAAGAAGGACGGCGCCTACGATGTCGCCAAGGCGGGCTTCGATGCGATGTTGCGCGGGGACTCCGATATCGTCACCGGGCTGAAGAACAAGATCCAGACCACGGTCGCCAACGTCACCCCGAACGAGGTGCTGGCAAAGCAGCATCGCAAGATGGCCGAACCAGGTACGGCAAAATCGTAG
- a CDS encoding carbohydrate ABC transporter permease — MTDAANTDRWIRWLNLVQLVLAGIIIMAPTVWMVLSSFKPSFEVTAYPPALIFTPTLENYVELTRTTPFLSYALNSLIVTVGSTALGLLFGIPAAFAVSWTRISWPAILTLAARMAPGTLFLLPWYVMFRQVGMIGSYTALILSHAVITLPIVIWVLLPSFDGIPRSVFEAAQVDGCSVTRILWRIALPLVASGVAVSAILAFVFSWNYFLFALVLSNGDTKTLIAAAFNFIGEGSTQWGALMAAATLIALPPLVLAALVQRWLVSGLTLGAVKG; from the coding sequence ATGACCGATGCCGCCAATACCGACCGCTGGATCCGCTGGCTCAATCTGGTGCAGCTCGTGCTTGCCGGGATCATCATCATGGCCCCGACGGTCTGGATGGTGCTGTCCTCGTTCAAGCCGTCCTTCGAGGTCACCGCCTATCCGCCGGCGCTGATCTTCACGCCGACATTGGAAAACTATGTCGAACTGACGAGAACCACGCCATTCCTGAGCTATGCGCTCAACAGCCTCATCGTCACCGTCGGCTCGACCGCGCTCGGGCTGCTATTTGGGATCCCCGCCGCCTTTGCCGTCTCCTGGACGCGGATTTCCTGGCCGGCGATCCTGACGCTGGCGGCGCGCATGGCGCCCGGCACGCTGTTCCTGCTGCCGTGGTACGTCATGTTCCGGCAGGTCGGCATGATCGGCTCCTATACCGCGCTGATCCTCAGCCACGCCGTGATCACGTTGCCGATCGTGATCTGGGTGCTGTTGCCGTCCTTCGACGGCATCCCGCGCAGCGTGTTCGAGGCGGCGCAGGTGGATGGATGCAGCGTCACGCGCATCCTCTGGCGCATCGCGCTGCCACTGGTGGCATCCGGCGTCGCGGTGTCGGCGATCCTCGCCTTCGTGTTTTCGTGGAACTACTTCCTGTTTGCGCTGGTGCTCTCCAATGGCGACACCAAGACGCTGATCGCGGCGGCCTTCAACTTCATCGGCGAAGGCTCGACGCAATGGGGCGCCCTGATGGCTGCGGCGACGCTGATCGCTCTGCCGCCGCTGGTGCTGGCGGCCCTGGTTCAGCGCTGGCTCGTTTCCGGACTGACGCTCGGCGCGGTGAAAGGCTAG
- a CDS encoding zinc-dependent alcohol dehydrogenase, with protein MKALVWHGKEDIRCDTVTDPEIQDPRDAIIKVTSCAICGSDLHLFHNFIPGMMPGDIMGHETMGEVVEVGSGVDGKLKKGDRIVVPFTIICGECDQCKRGNFSVCETTNRKRHLADKVFGHTTAGLFGYTHLTGGYPGGQAEYLRVPFADATHIKVPAGIPDEQLLFLSDIFPTGWQAAVQCDIEPTDTVAIWGCGPVGQMAIRSAILLGANQVIAIDCLPERLSMAEAGGATTINFESESVLERLKELTDGKGPEKCIDCVGMESHVMASLPDTLLDRAKQMVMAESDRPHVLREMIYVCRPGGVISVAGVYSGLSDMLPMGAFMNKGLTMRTGQTHVNRWTDDLLRRIEEGEIDPSFVITHTVPLEQGPEMYQVFRDKRVSCVKVVLRP; from the coding sequence ATGAAGGCGCTGGTTTGGCACGGCAAGGAGGATATCAGGTGCGACACCGTCACCGATCCGGAGATCCAGGACCCGCGCGACGCCATCATCAAGGTCACGAGCTGCGCCATCTGCGGATCCGACTTGCACCTGTTCCACAATTTCATCCCGGGCATGATGCCCGGTGACATCATGGGCCACGAGACCATGGGCGAAGTGGTCGAGGTCGGCTCCGGCGTCGACGGCAAGCTGAAGAAGGGCGACCGCATCGTCGTGCCCTTCACGATCATTTGCGGCGAATGCGACCAGTGCAAGCGCGGCAATTTCTCCGTCTGCGAGACCACCAACCGCAAGCGGCATCTCGCAGACAAGGTGTTCGGACACACGACCGCCGGCCTGTTCGGCTACACGCATCTGACCGGCGGCTATCCCGGCGGACAGGCCGAATATCTCCGCGTGCCCTTTGCTGACGCCACCCACATCAAGGTGCCCGCCGGCATCCCCGACGAACAGCTCCTGTTCCTCAGCGACATCTTCCCGACCGGCTGGCAGGCTGCCGTGCAATGCGACATCGAGCCGACCGACACGGTCGCGATCTGGGGCTGTGGTCCCGTGGGGCAGATGGCGATCCGCAGCGCGATCCTGCTCGGCGCCAACCAGGTGATCGCGATCGATTGCCTGCCCGAGCGGCTCAGCATGGCGGAAGCGGGCGGCGCCACCACGATCAACTTCGAGAGCGAGAGCGTCCTCGAGCGGCTCAAGGAGCTGACCGACGGCAAAGGCCCCGAAAAATGCATCGATTGCGTCGGCATGGAATCGCATGTGATGGCGTCCCTGCCCGATACGCTGCTCGACCGCGCCAAGCAGATGGTGATGGCGGAGAGCGACAGACCGCATGTGCTGCGCGAAATGATCTATGTCTGCCGCCCGGGCGGCGTGATCTCCGTCGCCGGCGTCTATAGCGGCCTCTCCGACATGCTGCCCATGGGCGCCTTCATGAACAAGGGCCTGACGATGCGAACCGGCCAAACCCACGTCAACCGGTGGACTGACGACCTGCTCCGCCGCATCGAAGAGGGCGAGATCGATCCGTCCTTCGTCATCACCCACACCGTCCCGCTCGAACAGGGACCGGAGATGTACCAGGTGTTTCGCGACAAGCGGGTCTCCTGCGTCAAGGTCGTATTGAGGCCCTGA
- a CDS encoding SDR family NAD(P)-dependent oxidoreductase, translated as MNSNFSLAPGFHAVVIGGAGDIGAAISNQFCDLGATVTATGANDADLARTLLKPRAGLMLATLDVTDDAAVTSFARQHQRVDALVNCAGILARDKEFEIETFMKVLDVNLTGTFRTCMAFHPLLAQTRGSIVNIASMNATLALPRIPAYCASKGGVVMLTKALALKWAEDDIRVNAVAPGYIETAINAAGRTDRAHYQRIAERTAFKRWGQPEDIAGAVAFLCMPASRYATGTVVAVDGGFLAG; from the coding sequence ATGAACTCGAACTTTTCCCTTGCACCCGGCTTTCATGCCGTCGTGATCGGCGGCGCCGGGGACATTGGCGCCGCGATCAGCAATCAGTTTTGCGATCTCGGCGCGACAGTCACCGCAACGGGCGCGAACGACGCCGATCTGGCCCGCACCCTGCTGAAGCCACGCGCGGGACTCATGCTCGCGACGCTTGATGTCACCGACGACGCCGCCGTCACGTCCTTCGCCCGCCAGCACCAGCGCGTCGACGCACTCGTTAATTGCGCCGGGATTCTCGCGCGCGACAAGGAGTTCGAGATCGAGACCTTCATGAAGGTCCTCGACGTCAATCTCACCGGCACGTTCCGCACCTGCATGGCGTTCCATCCGCTCCTCGCGCAGACGAGGGGCTCGATCGTCAACATCGCTTCGATGAATGCGACGCTGGCTCTGCCACGGATTCCTGCCTATTGCGCCAGCAAGGGCGGCGTCGTGATGCTGACCAAGGCGCTGGCTCTGAAGTGGGCCGAGGACGATATCCGCGTCAATGCCGTTGCGCCCGGCTACATCGAGACCGCGATCAATGCCGCGGGCCGCACCGATCGCGCTCACTATCAGCGCATTGCCGAACGCACCGCGTTCAAGCGATGGGGGCAGCCGGAAGATATCGCCGGTGCGGTTGCTTTCCTTTGCATGCCGGCTTCGCGATACGCGACCGGAACAGTCGTCGCGGTGGACGGAGGGTTTCTCGCGGGATGA
- a CDS encoding ABC transporter ATP-binding protein, with the protein MASISIRNLVKRYGNFTVIPDLNLEIADHEFVVFVGPSGCGKSTLLRIIAGLEPISSGELYIGDKRVNGVQAAHRDIAMVFQDYALYPHMKVYDNMSFALELRGVSKAEIDARVKRAAALLHIEPYLDRKPKELSGGQRQRVAMGRAIVRNPKAFLFDEPLSNLDAKLRGQVRAEIKALSQELKTTMVFVTHDQIEAMTMADRIVVLQSGTIQQYDTPETVYERPANQFVAGFIGSPAMNFFPVEWRQERAILSQGGMVVPLEGESACRLRLAGNAVLGIRPEHFAVTTEVADGIAVNVKLVEPLGSDTLIHFDLAGVSAIARVDPSLRPKVGDRISLRPQPGRTHLFDASNGQVLR; encoded by the coding sequence ATGGCCTCGATCTCGATCCGCAACCTCGTCAAGCGCTACGGCAATTTCACCGTGATCCCCGATCTCAATCTGGAGATCGCGGACCATGAATTCGTGGTGTTCGTCGGCCCGTCCGGCTGCGGCAAATCCACCTTGCTGCGCATCATCGCCGGCCTGGAGCCGATTTCTTCGGGAGAGCTCTATATCGGCGACAAGCGCGTCAACGGCGTGCAGGCCGCCCACCGCGACATCGCAATGGTATTTCAGGACTACGCGCTCTATCCGCACATGAAGGTCTACGACAACATGTCCTTTGCGCTGGAGCTGCGTGGAGTGTCGAAGGCCGAGATCGACGCGCGCGTGAAGCGCGCCGCGGCGCTCTTGCACATCGAGCCCTATCTCGACCGTAAACCGAAGGAGCTCTCCGGCGGCCAGCGCCAGCGCGTCGCCATGGGCCGCGCCATCGTGCGCAATCCCAAGGCGTTCCTGTTCGACGAACCGCTGTCCAATCTCGACGCAAAGCTGCGCGGGCAGGTGCGGGCCGAGATCAAGGCACTGTCGCAGGAACTGAAGACCACCATGGTCTTCGTCACCCACGACCAGATCGAGGCCATGACCATGGCCGACCGGATCGTGGTGCTTCAGAGCGGCACGATCCAGCAATACGACACACCCGAGACCGTTTACGAACGACCCGCCAATCAGTTCGTCGCCGGCTTCATCGGCTCGCCCGCCATGAACTTCTTTCCGGTCGAGTGGCGGCAGGAGCGCGCGATCCTCTCGCAAGGCGGGATGGTGGTGCCGCTGGAAGGCGAGAGTGCATGCCGTCTCAGGCTGGCGGGCAATGCCGTGCTCGGAATTCGCCCTGAGCATTTCGCCGTGACCACGGAGGTCGCCGACGGCATTGCCGTCAACGTCAAGCTGGTCGAACCCCTTGGATCGGATACGCTGATCCATTTCGATCTCGCCGGCGTCTCCGCGATCGCGCGGGTCGATCCGTCGCTGCGGCCGAAGGTCGGCGATCGCATCAGCTTGCGGCCGCAGCCGGGCAGGACGCATCTGTTCGATGCTTCCAACGGGCAGGTTTTGCGGTGA
- a CDS encoding LacI family DNA-binding transcriptional regulator, producing the protein MRLTNAKSVKQGIRAVAARAGVSTASVSRALNNPDAVSPSLRARIEQAIDALGYIPHAPARILSSRRSRTLGAIVPTIDNTMFARGIASLQQYLSSVGYMLFLTTSGYDLDVELQQARNLISRGVDGLVLRGDCHHDGLRKLLADNKVPFINVGIYQPDRPYPCVGTDNEAAAHRAAAHVIELGHRRIGIVSALQRNNDRASARVAGFRRALTENGLEIPPQWHVEVPYTLDDAREAARYLLNLKDRPTAVVCGNDVIAYGVLLEAERDGFSVPRDLSVVGFDDLDWSRHLRPSLTTIHVPTAETWQRAGEYLVRSLAGEQTIMHREIDFSLVVRESTAPPPKSLK; encoded by the coding sequence ATGAGATTGACCAACGCCAAGTCCGTCAAACAAGGCATCCGCGCCGTCGCGGCTCGCGCTGGCGTTTCAACCGCCTCGGTCTCGCGCGCCCTCAACAATCCGGATGCGGTGAGCCCTTCCCTGCGCGCGCGGATCGAGCAGGCCATCGACGCACTCGGTTACATCCCGCATGCGCCGGCGCGCATCCTGTCGTCGCGCCGCTCGCGCACGCTTGGCGCGATCGTGCCGACGATCGACAACACGATGTTCGCGCGCGGCATCGCCTCACTGCAGCAATATCTATCGTCAGTCGGATACATGCTGTTCCTCACCACGAGCGGATATGACCTCGATGTCGAATTGCAGCAGGCGCGCAATCTGATCAGCCGCGGCGTCGACGGCCTCGTGCTGCGCGGCGATTGCCATCACGACGGATTGCGCAAGCTGCTTGCCGACAACAAAGTGCCCTTCATCAATGTCGGCATCTACCAGCCCGACAGGCCCTACCCTTGCGTCGGAACAGACAACGAAGCCGCAGCCCACCGCGCAGCAGCCCACGTCATCGAGCTCGGTCATCGCCGCATCGGAATCGTCTCGGCGCTCCAGCGCAACAACGACCGCGCCAGCGCCCGCGTCGCCGGCTTTCGCCGCGCGCTGACGGAGAACGGCCTCGAGATTCCTCCGCAATGGCACGTCGAGGTGCCCTATACGCTGGACGATGCGCGCGAGGCGGCCCGCTATCTCCTCAACCTCAAGGACCGCCCAACAGCCGTGGTGTGCGGCAACGACGTCATCGCCTACGGCGTGTTGCTCGAGGCGGAGCGCGACGGGTTCTCCGTGCCGCGCGATCTGTCGGTGGTCGGCTTCGACGACCTCGACTGGAGCCGCCATTTGCGCCCGAGCCTCACCACGATCCACGTTCCGACCGCCGAAACCTGGCAGCGCGCAGGCGAATATCTGGTGCGGAGCCTCGCCGGCGAGCAGACCATCATGCATCGCGAGATCGATTTCTCGCTGGTGGTTCGCGAATCGACGGCTCCGCCTCCGAAATCCCTGAAGTGA